A single window of Streptococcus cristatus ATCC 51100 DNA harbors:
- the glpK gene encoding glycerol kinase GlpK has translation MSQEKYIMAIDQGTTSSRAIIFNKKGEKVSSSQKEFTQIFPQAGWVEHNANEIWNSVQSVIAGAFIESGVKPNQIEAIGITNQRETTVVWDKNTGLPIYNAIVWQSRQTAPLAEQLKSQGYVEKFHEKTGLIIDAYFSATKVRWILDHVEGAQERAEKGELLFGTIDTWLVWKLTDGAAHVTDYSNAARTMLYNIKELKWDDEILEILNIPKAMLPEVRSNSEIYGKTAAFHFYGGEVPISGMAGDQQAALFGQLAFEPGMVKNTYGTGSFIIMNTGEEMQLSENNLLTTIGYGINGKVYYALEGSIFIAGSAIQWLRDGLRMVESSPESEKYALDSHNNDEVYVVPAFTGLGAPYWDQNARGSVFGLTRGTSKEDFIKATLQSIAYQVRDIIDTMQVDAKTAIQVLKVDGGAAMNNFLMQFQADILGIDIARAKNLETTALGAAFLAGLSVGYWKDLDELRTLNETGELFEPSMNESRKEQLYKGWKKAVKATQVFAEIDD, from the coding sequence ATGTCACAAGAAAAATACATCATGGCCATCGACCAAGGAACTACTAGTTCCCGCGCCATCATCTTTAACAAAAAAGGAGAAAAAGTTAGCTCCAGTCAAAAAGAATTTACTCAGATTTTCCCTCAAGCTGGATGGGTTGAGCACAATGCCAATGAAATTTGGAACTCCGTGCAGTCCGTTATCGCCGGTGCCTTCATCGAAAGTGGAGTCAAACCCAACCAAATCGAAGCTATCGGAATCACCAACCAGCGTGAAACAACTGTCGTCTGGGATAAAAATACAGGTCTTCCTATCTACAATGCTATCGTTTGGCAATCTCGCCAGACTGCTCCTCTGGCTGAACAGCTGAAAAGCCAAGGCTATGTGGAAAAATTCCACGAAAAGACTGGTTTGATTATTGACGCTTACTTCTCTGCTACCAAGGTTCGCTGGATTTTGGACCATGTAGAAGGTGCGCAAGAAAGAGCTGAAAAGGGCGAATTGCTCTTTGGTACTATTGATACCTGGCTGGTTTGGAAATTGACTGACGGCGCGGCTCACGTGACCGACTACTCAAATGCAGCCCGTACCATGCTCTATAACATCAAGGAACTCAAATGGGATGATGAGATTTTGGAAATACTCAACATTCCAAAGGCTATGCTTCCTGAAGTTCGTTCTAACTCAGAAATTTATGGTAAAACAGCTGCCTTCCATTTCTATGGTGGAGAGGTTCCAATCTCTGGTATGGCTGGTGACCAACAGGCGGCTCTCTTTGGACAGTTAGCTTTTGAGCCTGGTATGGTCAAGAATACTTACGGAACTGGTTCATTCATCATCATGAACACTGGTGAAGAGATGCAGCTGTCTGAAAACAACCTCTTGACAACCATCGGCTACGGTATTAACGGAAAAGTTTACTATGCTTTGGAAGGTTCTATATTCATCGCAGGAAGTGCTATTCAATGGCTACGCGACGGTCTTCGGATGGTGGAGAGCTCACCAGAATCTGAAAAATATGCCCTCGATTCTCACAACAATGACGAAGTCTATGTCGTACCTGCCTTTACAGGTCTGGGCGCTCCATACTGGGATCAAAATGCACGTGGATCTGTCTTTGGCTTGACCCGCGGAACCAGCAAGGAAGACTTTATCAAGGCTACTCTGCAATCCATCGCTTACCAAGTACGAGATATCATCGATACCATGCAAGTGGATGCCAAGACTGCTATTCAAGTCCTCAAAGTCGACGGCGGTGCTGCTATGAACAACTTCCTCATGCAGTTCCAAGCTGACATTTTGGGAATCGACATCGCACGCGCCAAAAACTTGGAAACAACTGCTCTCGGTGCAGCCTTCTTAGCAGGACTGTCAGTAGGCTACTGGAAAGACTTGGACGAACTCCGCACTCTCAATGAAACTGGAGAACTCTTTGAACCGTCTATGAATGAATCCCGCAAGGAACAACTTTACAAAGGATGGAAAAAAGCCGTTAAAGCAACTCAAGTCTTTGCAGAAATCGACGACTGA
- the glpO gene encoding type 1 glycerol-3-phosphate oxidase produces MEFSKKTRELSIKKMQERTLDLLIIGGGITGAGVALQAAASGLETGLIEMQDFAEGTSSRSTKLVHGGLRYLKQFDVEVVSDTVSERAVVQQIAPHIPKPDPMLLPVYDEDGATFSLFRLKVAMDLYDLLAGVNNTPAANKVLSKEEVLEREPELKKEGLIGGGVYLDFRNNDARLVIENIKRANQDGALIANHVKAEGFLFDESGKITGVVARDLLTDEVFEIKARLVINTTGPWSDKVRNLSNDGEQYSQMRPTKGVHLVVDSSKIKVSQPVYFDTGLGDGRMVFVLPRENKTYFGTTDTDYTGDLEHPKVTQEDVDYLLGIVNNRFPEANITIDDIESSWAGLRPLIAGNSASDYNGGNNGTISDESFNALIATVESYLAKEKSREDVEAAVTKLESSTSEKHLDPSAVSRGSSLDRDNNGLLTLAGGKITDYRKMAEGAMERVVDILKAEFDRSFKLINSKTYPVSGGELNPANVDSEIEAFAQLGVSRGLDSKEALYLANLYGSNAPKVFALAHSIEQAPGLSLADTLSLHYAMRNELALSPVDFLLRRTNHMLFMRDSLDAIVEPVLDEMGRFYDWTEEEKAAYRNDLEAALANNDLAELKK; encoded by the coding sequence ATGGAATTTTCAAAGAAAACACGTGAATTATCGATAAAAAAAATGCAGGAACGCACCTTGGATCTCCTGATTATTGGTGGTGGGATTACCGGTGCTGGAGTAGCCTTGCAAGCAGCTGCTAGTGGCCTGGAGACCGGTCTGATTGAAATGCAGGATTTTGCAGAAGGGACTTCTAGCCGTTCTACCAAACTGGTCCATGGTGGCCTTCGTTACCTTAAGCAATTCGACGTAGAGGTGGTCTCAGATACAGTTTCAGAGCGTGCTGTCGTTCAGCAAATTGCTCCTCATATTCCAAAACCAGACCCAATGCTCTTGCCAGTTTACGATGAGGATGGAGCGACATTTAGCCTCTTCCGTCTCAAAGTGGCTATGGATCTCTACGACCTTCTGGCTGGTGTTAACAACACACCAGCTGCTAACAAGGTCTTGAGCAAGGAAGAAGTGCTAGAACGGGAACCTGAACTCAAGAAGGAAGGCCTGATTGGTGGCGGTGTCTATCTTGACTTCCGCAACAACGACGCACGCCTCGTAATTGAAAATATCAAACGCGCCAATCAAGACGGCGCCCTGATTGCCAACCATGTCAAGGCAGAAGGCTTCCTCTTTGATGAATCTGGAAAGATTACAGGCGTTGTTGCGCGTGACCTCTTGACGGATGAAGTCTTTGAAATCAAGGCTCGCCTAGTCATCAACACAACTGGACCTTGGAGTGACAAGGTACGCAATCTGTCAAATGACGGTGAGCAATACTCACAAATGCGTCCAACCAAGGGTGTTCACTTGGTTGTTGACTCTAGCAAGATCAAGGTTTCGCAGCCAGTCTACTTTGACACAGGCTTGGGGGATGGCCGGATGGTCTTTGTTCTTCCACGTGAAAATAAAACCTACTTTGGTACGACTGACACTGACTACACTGGCGACCTAGAGCATCCAAAAGTAACACAAGAAGATGTGGATTACCTCTTGGGAATTGTCAATAATCGCTTCCCAGAAGCCAACATCACAATTGATGACATCGAAAGCAGCTGGGCAGGTCTGCGTCCTTTGATCGCAGGAAACAGCGCGTCTGACTACAACGGCGGAAACAACGGTACTATCAGCGATGAAAGCTTTAATGCCCTGATTGCAACTGTTGAGAGCTATCTGGCTAAAGAAAAATCTCGTGAGGATGTTGAAGCGGCTGTTACTAAGCTTGAAAGCAGTACATCTGAAAAACACTTGGATCCATCTGCCGTATCTCGTGGTTCGAGTTTGGATCGTGATAACAATGGCCTTTTGACCCTTGCTGGTGGTAAGATTACGGACTACCGTAAAATGGCGGAAGGCGCTATGGAGCGCGTGGTTGATATCCTCAAAGCAGAATTTGACCGCAGCTTCAAGCTCATCAACTCTAAGACCTATCCTGTTTCAGGTGGAGAGCTCAATCCAGCAAATGTAGATTCCGAAATCGAAGCTTTTGCTCAACTTGGCGTCTCACGCGGCTTAGACAGCAAAGAAGCCCTCTATCTTGCAAATCTTTACGGTTCAAATGCTCCTAAAGTCTTTGCCCTCGCTCACAGCATCGAACAAGCACCAGGACTTAGCCTAGCGGATACCTTGTCACTGCATTATGCGATGCGTAACGAATTGGCACTCAGCCCAGTAGACTTCCTCCTTCGCCGGACAAATCACATGCTCTTTATGCGGGATAGCTTAGACGCTATTGTTGAGCCTGTTCTGGATGAAATGGGACGATTCTACGATTGGACAGAAGAAGAAAAAGCGGCTTATCGCAATGACCTAGAAGCTGCCCTTGCAAATAATGATTTAGCAGAATTGAAAAAATAG
- a CDS encoding MIP/aquaporin family protein — protein sequence MMKEIFGEFLGTLLLLLLGNGVVAGVVLPKTKSHNSGWIVITMGWGIAVAIAASVSGNLGPAHLNPALTIGVALKGDLPWASVLPYILAQFAGAMVGQFLVFLQFKPHYLAEENPANILGTFSTGPAIKDTFSNLISEILGTFVLVLTIFALGLYKLQAGIGTFAVGTLIVGIGLSLGGTTGYALNPARDLGPRIMHSLLPIPNKGNGDWAYAWIPVIGPIIGAVLAVVVFTLF from the coding sequence ATGATGAAAGAAATATTTGGTGAATTTTTAGGGACCCTGCTCTTGCTCCTTTTGGGAAACGGCGTCGTTGCAGGCGTGGTTCTTCCCAAAACTAAGAGCCACAATTCTGGTTGGATTGTGATTACCATGGGATGGGGGATTGCCGTTGCCATCGCTGCTTCTGTATCTGGCAACCTTGGCCCAGCCCATCTGAATCCTGCCCTAACCATCGGAGTAGCTCTCAAAGGTGATTTACCTTGGGCATCTGTTCTTCCGTATATCCTTGCTCAGTTTGCAGGAGCTATGGTTGGACAGTTCCTTGTCTTCCTGCAGTTCAAGCCTCACTATCTGGCTGAAGAAAATCCAGCTAATATTCTTGGCACATTCAGCACTGGCCCAGCTATCAAAGATACCTTCTCGAATCTGATTAGCGAAATCCTTGGAACTTTTGTCCTTGTACTGACTATCTTCGCTCTAGGACTTTATAAGCTGCAAGCAGGCATTGGCACTTTTGCAGTCGGAACACTCATTGTCGGGATTGGCCTCTCACTTGGTGGAACGACTGGCTATGCCCTCAACCCTGCGCGTGACTTAGGACCTCGCATCATGCACAGCCTCCTTCCGATTCCAAACAAAGGAAATGGTGATTGGGCTTATGCTTGGATTCCAGTTATCGGACCAATCATTGGAGCCGTCCTTGCAGTAGTGGTCTTCACCCTATTTTAG
- a CDS encoding M42 family metallopeptidase has product MNQTVQYLQELTAIPSPTGFTAEVADYLVKTLEDLGYEPVRTNKGGVHVVVKGENDAQHRVVTAHVDTLGAIVRAIKPDGRLKLDRIGGFPWNMIEGENCLVHVASSGKTISGTILVHQTSCHVYKDAGTVERTQDNMEVRLDEKVTNEKETRDLGIEVGDFISFDPRTTVTESGFIKSRFLDDKVSAAILLNLLRVYKEENVQLPVTTHFAFSVFEEVGHGANSSLPEQAVEYLAVDMGAMGDDQQTDEYTVSICVKDASGPYHYAFRQHLVNLAKDQDIPYKLDIYPFYGSDASAAMSAGAEVKHALLGAGIESSHSYERTHIDSVVATERMVDAYLRSGLVE; this is encoded by the coding sequence ATGAATCAAACTGTTCAATATTTACAAGAATTAACGGCTATCCCTTCTCCAACAGGCTTTACGGCTGAGGTGGCAGACTATTTGGTAAAGACACTCGAAGACTTGGGCTATGAGCCTGTCCGGACTAATAAAGGCGGTGTCCATGTCGTGGTTAAGGGCGAAAATGATGCCCAGCATCGGGTCGTGACTGCCCATGTGGATACACTGGGGGCTATTGTGCGTGCAATCAAGCCAGATGGTCGTCTCAAGCTGGATCGGATTGGCGGTTTCCCTTGGAACATGATTGAAGGAGAAAACTGTCTAGTCCATGTGGCTAGCAGTGGCAAGACTATCAGTGGCACAATATTGGTTCACCAGACTTCCTGCCATGTCTATAAGGATGCTGGGACGGTTGAGCGTACTCAGGACAATATGGAAGTCCGCTTGGATGAAAAGGTGACGAATGAGAAAGAAACGCGTGATTTAGGAATTGAAGTCGGTGATTTTATTTCCTTTGATCCGCGTACCACCGTCACCGAGTCAGGCTTTATCAAGTCCCGCTTTCTAGATGACAAGGTCAGCGCAGCTATTTTGCTCAATCTTTTGCGCGTCTACAAAGAGGAAAATGTTCAGCTACCAGTGACGACTCATTTTGCTTTCAGTGTCTTTGAAGAGGTTGGTCATGGGGCTAATTCCAGCCTGCCTGAGCAAGCGGTAGAGTATTTGGCGGTTGATATGGGTGCGATGGGTGACGACCAGCAGACGGATGAGTATACGGTTTCCATCTGTGTCAAGGATGCTTCAGGACCTTATCACTATGCTTTCCGCCAGCATTTGGTTAATTTGGCCAAGGATCAGGACATTCCTTACAAGCTGGATATCTATCCATTTTACGGGTCAGATGCCTCTGCGGCCATGAGCGCAGGAGCAGAAGTCAAGCATGCCCTGCTAGGCGCTGGCATCGAATCCAGCCACTCTTATGAGCGTACGCATATTGATTCAGTCGTAGCGACAGAGCGCATGGTGGATGCTTATCTAAGAAGTGGCTTGGTGGAGTAA
- a CDS encoding alpha/beta fold hydrolase, whose amino-acid sequence MMFRYLKKFFLCLLFTIISALVLIFTYHQICLTKEQKTLDNPSGRLVQVDGKNMNVYVTGQGEQTLVFLAGGGTTSPILDFKTLYSRLEKDYRIVVVERLGYGFSDDIQGDSRDINTVLAQTRQALRKAEITGPYTLVAHSMAGLEALHWVATYPEEVQGIIGLDMALPSSYTDLRLYPLAYKGLQMAANLGLSRVFYDADKQVPALASGNLTAEEKQVYKAMFYRRPLANAVYEEVTQVKQNAELVSREKLPERPFLLFSSNGQGTGYSQGEWQSFQKDFEAQHPQTELILLDCPHYVHDYASDELAEKIKQFLK is encoded by the coding sequence ATGATGTTCAGGTATTTGAAGAAATTCTTTCTGTGTTTGCTTTTTACAATCATCAGTGCTCTGGTCTTAATCTTTACTTATCATCAAATCTGCCTGACTAAAGAGCAAAAAACGCTTGATAATCCCTCAGGTCGTCTGGTTCAAGTAGATGGCAAGAATATGAATGTCTATGTAACTGGTCAGGGAGAGCAGACGCTGGTCTTTTTGGCGGGTGGTGGCACAACGTCGCCTATTCTTGATTTTAAGACCCTCTATTCAAGATTGGAAAAAGATTATCGCATAGTTGTGGTCGAACGGTTAGGTTACGGCTTCAGCGATGACATTCAAGGTGATAGTAGAGACATTAACACGGTACTTGCCCAGACGAGGCAGGCTTTAAGAAAGGCTGAAATCACTGGCCCATATACTTTGGTAGCTCACTCTATGGCTGGGCTAGAAGCGCTTCATTGGGTTGCAACATATCCAGAAGAAGTCCAAGGCATTATCGGACTGGATATGGCTTTACCGAGTTCTTACACTGATTTGAGGCTCTATCCTTTGGCTTATAAAGGATTACAAATGGCTGCTAATTTAGGCCTTAGTCGGGTATTTTATGATGCTGACAAGCAGGTTCCCGCTCTTGCGTCTGGCAATTTGACAGCAGAAGAAAAGCAGGTATATAAAGCGATGTTTTATCGACGTCCATTGGCAAATGCCGTTTATGAAGAGGTCACCCAGGTCAAACAAAATGCTGAGCTAGTTTCGAGGGAAAAGCTTCCTGAACGACCGTTCTTGCTCTTTTCTTCAAATGGCCAAGGGACTGGCTATAGTCAGGGAGAATGGCAGAGCTTCCAGAAGGATTTTGAAGCGCAGCATCCACAGACAGAGCTAATTCTACTAGACTGCCCTCATTATGTGCATGATTACGCCAGTGATGAGTTGGCAGAAAAAATAAAGCAGTTTTTAAAATAG
- a CDS encoding alpha-amylase, translating into MENQTLMQYFEWYLPNDGQHWNRLAEDAPHLASKGIRKVWMPPAFKATGSNDVGYGVYDLFDLGEFDQKGTVRTKYGFKEDYLKAIQTLKANGIEPMADVVLNHKAAADHKERFTVVEVDPNDRTKVLSEPFEIKGWTKFVFPGRNKTYNDFEWHWYHFTGTDYDAKNNKSGIFLIQGDNKGWADDELVDNENGNYDYLMYADIDFKHPEVIQNLYDWVYWFIETTGVQGFRLDAVKHIDSFFMRNFIRDITAKYGEDFYVFGEFWNSDETANNDYLKNIEYRFDLVDVKLHHNFFDASIAGADFDLRTIFDQTLAKNHPESAVTFVDNHDTQRGQALESTVEEWFKPAAYALILLRDEGLPCVFYGDYYGISGEFAQESFQDVLDKLLDVRLNLAYGEQTDYFDDANCIGWTRQGKDDGQPIAVVVSNDQASSKRMLVGSEWAGREFSDYLGKSSQIVTIDEDGWGEFPVEEKSVSVWSVK; encoded by the coding sequence ATGGAAAATCAAACATTAATGCAATATTTTGAATGGTACTTACCAAATGATGGACAACATTGGAATCGCTTGGCGGAGGATGCCCCACATCTAGCATCAAAAGGTATCCGCAAGGTTTGGATGCCGCCAGCTTTCAAAGCAACAGGCTCAAATGATGTCGGCTATGGAGTTTATGATCTCTTCGACTTAGGTGAGTTTGACCAAAAAGGAACCGTCCGCACCAAATATGGTTTTAAGGAAGACTACCTAAAAGCTATCCAAACTCTCAAAGCCAACGGCATTGAGCCCATGGCTGATGTAGTCCTCAATCACAAGGCAGCTGCAGACCACAAAGAGCGTTTTACTGTTGTTGAAGTGGATCCCAACGATCGAACTAAGGTCTTGTCAGAACCTTTCGAAATCAAAGGCTGGACTAAGTTTGTCTTCCCAGGCCGCAATAAAACCTACAATGACTTTGAATGGCATTGGTACCATTTTACCGGTACGGACTATGACGCCAAAAACAACAAGTCAGGCATTTTCCTTATCCAAGGAGACAATAAAGGCTGGGCAGATGATGAGCTTGTGGACAATGAAAACGGCAACTATGACTATCTCATGTATGCCGATATTGACTTCAAGCATCCAGAGGTTATTCAAAACCTCTACGACTGGGTTTACTGGTTTATCGAAACAACAGGCGTTCAAGGATTTCGCTTAGATGCTGTCAAGCACATTGACTCCTTCTTTATGAGAAATTTTATCCGCGATATAACTGCAAAATACGGTGAGGATTTCTATGTTTTTGGGGAATTTTGGAACAGCGATGAGACAGCTAATAACGACTATCTAAAAAATATCGAATACCGCTTTGATCTTGTTGACGTCAAGCTCCACCATAATTTCTTTGACGCTAGCATAGCTGGGGCAGACTTTGACCTACGGACGATTTTTGATCAGACGCTTGCTAAGAATCATCCTGAATCAGCCGTGACCTTCGTGGACAATCACGACACCCAGCGAGGGCAAGCTCTGGAGTCCACTGTCGAAGAATGGTTCAAGCCAGCGGCCTATGCTCTCATCCTGCTGCGAGATGAAGGACTGCCTTGCGTCTTTTATGGTGACTACTATGGTATTAGTGGAGAATTTGCCCAAGAGAGCTTCCAAGACGTGCTGGACAAGCTCTTAGATGTCCGCCTCAATCTCGCTTACGGCGAGCAGACTGACTACTTTGACGATGCTAACTGTATCGGATGGACTCGCCAAGGCAAGGACGATGGTCAGCCAATCGCTGTTGTTGTCAGCAATGACCAAGCCAGCAGCAAGCGTATGCTGGTCGGCTCAGAATGGGCTGGTAGAGAATTCAGCGATTATCTGGGCAAGAGCTCTCAAATCGTGACCATTGACGAAGACGGCTGGGGAGAATTTCCAGTGGAGGAAAAATCAGTCAGTGTCTGGTCTGTCAAATAA
- a CDS encoding CocE/NonD family hydrolase codes for MKKRGLVRLLLSVSLFSPLALGRVVQADETSQANVESKEILQTEAVAKPSEPVSSVQQPAVLEVESKESSVTARPEKQEEESVTAEKPDAIPEVPALSLESPPLAWAQDASLVPSAVPATAKGQDLSAYTGSLSNPALADKELTLQEAVDELLKWAAVNESQLGTSARDRVNLAKSMGMIDKEADLTARVQGSNLQTMYAVAKRLHDAYRAEKKAPLFLNGRAQPIFPYSSGAKEDKDYSYEKSDIVRFPVYVETDHDTDGDGKRDLVKAIVQLPKAVAQGDFKASTILEARPYVAGTLDENYVTLESLNLPTNGSYDMKSLHNKPAKRQPVSSMSSIEAAKKAKASDWYYYSPYEGIYDYENLNWYDYFLVRGYAFVSSAGLGTKGSEGFNTTGSDLEVEAFKNIVEWVNGKRTAYTDRTSNIEIKADWANGKVGMTGLSWAGTTTFGVATTGVDGLRTIVPAAGIASWYDYFNSQGTAYSNPPYSDLSWLSLYVSTRMLDQDDWASIWNKYADYINQLNKDQKAHGRNYSQVWRERDYTLNSGKIKTSALLVHGLNDDNVKTKQFELMYDVLKKAGQNVKLYLHQGDHVHPAAISRGYGIKANNQDFYDLLNIWFSHYLYDVKNDVSKLPAVLAQNNYDPNKWTSYDNWKSTNRLILTAKSKRLEETISSDYAAAGIDTSKRDEAVSQASSKANMTFMTEVKEDTTIKGHIPVHFKAALANGSGKNLQVNALLVDVSDQEFDVVGNGAASDDSKAGDFWMGSNLSNLDVKNFATTKTKYKVIAKGWLNLANPESGYTPSSSEKSIKPKVGQFHDYTMYLQPNLYTVKKGHKLALVFNTYDPSDLTIKRQYAVTFKTDSISALVPTVEASRSQKADYVASALDTEYANLPEILGEKLVAPEIREVPEYIFDRQEPQEEAPSVDSRVGRKEEQQGTTDHVQQLGSQKMVPQVQQLASQPEASQVEQAAVQQAQQAAASLPKTGSHSEKGMFYLGLLLLASTFGMSGLVKKYSHR; via the coding sequence ATGAAAAAGAGAGGACTAGTGAGGTTACTCTTATCAGTCTCGCTATTTTCACCTTTGGCCCTAGGTCGGGTTGTTCAAGCTGATGAGACGAGTCAGGCGAATGTCGAAAGCAAGGAAATTCTTCAAACAGAAGCTGTCGCAAAGCCATCTGAACCGGTATCTTCAGTCCAGCAGCCAGCAGTTTTAGAGGTTGAAAGCAAGGAATCGTCGGTTACTGCAAGACCAGAAAAGCAAGAAGAGGAATCGGTCACTGCTGAAAAACCAGACGCGATCCCTGAAGTACCTGCTTTGTCACTGGAGTCTCCGCCTTTAGCTTGGGCTCAAGATGCTAGCTTAGTACCTTCTGCTGTGCCTGCTACTGCCAAAGGCCAAGACCTGTCTGCTTATACGGGGAGTCTTTCAAATCCAGCTTTAGCTGATAAGGAACTGACCCTGCAGGAAGCAGTCGATGAGCTACTGAAATGGGCAGCTGTCAATGAATCTCAGTTAGGTACCAGTGCCCGAGATAGGGTGAATCTAGCCAAGAGCATGGGAATGATTGACAAAGAGGCTGATTTGACAGCCCGCGTACAGGGAAGTAATCTGCAGACTATGTATGCTGTTGCTAAGCGGCTGCATGATGCCTATCGTGCTGAAAAGAAAGCACCGCTCTTTTTGAATGGTCGGGCGCAGCCAATTTTCCCATACAGCAGTGGAGCTAAGGAAGATAAAGACTATTCGTATGAGAAAAGCGATATCGTCCGTTTTCCTGTTTATGTTGAGACGGATCATGATACGGATGGAGACGGAAAGCGTGATCTCGTCAAGGCTATCGTACAACTTCCGAAAGCAGTAGCTCAAGGTGATTTTAAGGCTTCGACGATTTTAGAAGCCCGTCCTTACGTCGCGGGGACTTTGGATGAAAACTATGTGACCTTAGAAAGTCTCAATCTGCCGACAAACGGTTCTTATGACATGAAGAGTTTGCACAATAAGCCCGCTAAGCGCCAGCCGGTTTCTAGCATGAGTAGTATTGAAGCGGCGAAGAAAGCCAAAGCGTCAGATTGGTACTATTATAGCCCTTATGAAGGGATTTATGATTACGAGAATTTGAACTGGTATGATTACTTCCTAGTGCGCGGATATGCCTTTGTTTCCAGTGCTGGTCTGGGAACTAAGGGTTCAGAAGGCTTCAATACAACTGGATCTGATTTGGAAGTAGAAGCTTTTAAAAATATTGTTGAATGGGTCAACGGTAAACGGACGGCCTACACAGATAGAACTAGCAATATTGAAATCAAGGCTGACTGGGCCAATGGCAAAGTCGGCATGACTGGCCTATCTTGGGCCGGTACGACAACTTTCGGTGTGGCAACAACGGGTGTAGACGGCCTGAGAACCATCGTTCCAGCCGCAGGAATTGCTAGCTGGTATGATTATTTCAATAGTCAAGGAACAGCCTACAGCAATCCGCCATACAGTGATCTGTCTTGGCTGTCACTCTACGTTTCTACTCGGATGCTTGATCAAGACGATTGGGCTTCAATCTGGAACAAGTATGCTGATTACATTAATCAGCTAAACAAGGACCAAAAAGCTCACGGTCGCAATTATAGCCAAGTTTGGCGTGAACGCGATTATACCCTAAATTCAGGAAAGATAAAGACTAGCGCCCTGCTGGTACATGGATTAAATGATGACAATGTCAAAACCAAACAGTTTGAGCTCATGTACGATGTCTTGAAAAAAGCAGGACAAAATGTAAAACTCTATCTCCACCAAGGAGACCATGTCCATCCAGCAGCTATCTCTCGAGGGTATGGCATCAAGGCCAACAATCAAGATTTCTACGACTTGCTCAATATTTGGTTCTCTCATTATCTTTACGATGTCAAGAACGATGTTAGCAAGCTTCCTGCTGTTTTGGCACAAAATAACTACGATCCAAATAAATGGACGAGCTATGACAATTGGAAAAGCACCAATCGTTTGATTTTGACAGCTAAGTCCAAACGTCTCGAAGAAACCATCTCTAGTGACTATGCGGCTGCTGGGATTGACACTAGCAAGCGAGATGAGGCAGTCAGTCAAGCTTCTTCTAAGGCCAACATGACCTTTATGACAGAAGTCAAAGAAGACACGACTATCAAGGGCCATATTCCAGTCCACTTCAAGGCAGCCTTGGCCAATGGAAGTGGCAAAAACTTGCAGGTCAATGCACTCTTGGTAGATGTATCAGACCAAGAGTTTGATGTTGTTGGAAATGGTGCTGCTAGTGATGACAGCAAGGCTGGTGATTTCTGGATGGGCAGCAATCTTAGCAATCTGGATGTTAAAAACTTTGCAACAACCAAAACTAAATACAAGGTCATTGCTAAGGGCTGGCTAAACTTAGCCAATCCAGAATCAGGTTATACACCGTCTAGTTCAGAAAAGAGTATTAAGCCAAAAGTCGGCCAATTCCATGATTATACCATGTATTTGCAGCCGAATCTTTACACGGTGAAAAAAGGCCACAAGCTGGCTCTGGTCTTCAATACCTATGACCCTAGTGACTTGACAATTAAGCGTCAATATGCGGTGACTTTCAAGACGGATTCTATTAGTGCGCTAGTACCGACTGTAGAAGCTAGTCGTTCTCAAAAAGCTGATTATGTAGCAAGTGCCCTTGATACCGAATATGCCAACTTACCTGAAATTCTTGGTGAAAAATTAGTTGCACCAGAAATCAGAGAAGTTCCAGAATATATCTTTGATAGACAGGAGCCACAAGAAGAAGCTCCGTCAGTTGATTCGAGGGTTGGACGTAAAGAAGAGCAGCAAGGAACGACTGACCATGTGCAGCAATTAGGCAGTCAGAAAATGGTGCCTCAGGTGCAGCAATTGGCTAGTCAACCAGAAGCGTCTCAAGTGGAGCAGGCAGCTGTTCAACAAGCTCAACAAGCCGCAGCTTCCTTGCCAAAAACTGGTAGCCATTCAGAAAAAGGAATGTTCTATCTAGGCTTGCTGCTTCTTGCTAGCACATTCGGCATGTCTGGCCTCGTTAAGAAATATTCTCATCGTTAG